In Nocardia asteroides, a single genomic region encodes these proteins:
- a CDS encoding urease subunit alpha, whose translation MSELSRERYAQLFGPTTGDRIRLADTDLLIEITDDLSGGPGRAGDEAVFGGGKVLRESMGQSRATRADGAPDTVITGVVVVDHWGIVKADVGITDGRIVALGKAGNPDTMSGVHPDLVVGPSTEIIAGNGRILTAGAIDCHVHFICPQLLPEALGGGITTLIGGGTGPAEGSKATTVTPGAWHLARMLEATDSWPVNVVLLGKGNTVSAEAMWEQLRAGAAGFKLHEDWGSTPAAIDACLRVADASGAQVALHSDTLNEAGFVEDTLAAIAGRGIHAYHTEGAGGGHAPDIITVASHPNVLPSSTNPTRPHTVNTLDEHLDMLMVCHHLSPSIPEDLAFAESRIRPSTIAAEDLLHDLGAISMIGSDSQAMGRIGEVVMRTWQTAHVMKRRRGALPGDGAADNLRVRRYIAKYTICPAVAHGLDHEVGSVEVGKLADLVLWEPAFFGVRPHAVLKGGAIAWAAMGDANASIPTPQPVLPRPMFGAAPPVAAATSLHFVSEHAITAGLAGKIDVRRRLVPTADVRRRGKADMPLNDAMPHIEVEPDTFTVRIDGEVWAEEPATELPMAQRYFLF comes from the coding sequence ATGAGCGAACTCAGCCGCGAGCGCTACGCGCAGCTCTTCGGCCCCACCACCGGCGACCGCATCCGGCTCGCCGACACCGACCTGCTCATCGAGATCACCGACGACCTGAGCGGCGGCCCCGGCCGGGCCGGCGACGAGGCGGTCTTCGGCGGCGGCAAGGTGCTGCGCGAGTCCATGGGGCAGTCGCGCGCCACCCGCGCCGACGGCGCGCCGGACACCGTGATCACCGGTGTCGTCGTGGTGGACCACTGGGGCATCGTCAAGGCCGACGTCGGGATCACGGACGGCCGGATCGTCGCGCTCGGCAAGGCGGGCAACCCGGACACCATGAGCGGCGTGCACCCGGACCTGGTGGTCGGGCCGAGCACCGAGATCATCGCGGGCAACGGCCGCATCCTCACCGCGGGCGCCATCGACTGCCACGTCCACTTCATCTGTCCGCAGCTGCTGCCGGAGGCGCTCGGCGGCGGCATCACCACGCTGATCGGCGGCGGCACCGGCCCGGCCGAGGGCAGCAAGGCCACCACCGTCACCCCGGGCGCCTGGCACCTGGCCCGGATGCTGGAGGCCACCGACTCCTGGCCGGTGAACGTCGTGCTGCTCGGCAAGGGCAACACGGTGAGCGCCGAGGCCATGTGGGAGCAGCTGCGCGCCGGGGCGGCCGGCTTCAAGCTGCACGAGGACTGGGGCTCCACCCCGGCCGCCATCGACGCCTGCCTGCGCGTCGCCGACGCCTCGGGGGCGCAGGTCGCGCTGCACTCGGACACCCTGAACGAGGCCGGGTTCGTCGAGGACACGCTGGCCGCCATCGCCGGGCGCGGCATCCACGCCTACCACACCGAGGGCGCGGGCGGCGGGCACGCGCCGGACATCATCACCGTCGCCTCGCACCCGAACGTGCTGCCAAGCTCCACCAACCCCACCCGCCCGCACACCGTCAACACCCTGGACGAACACCTGGACATGCTCATGGTGTGCCACCACCTGAGCCCGTCCATCCCGGAGGACCTGGCCTTCGCGGAGAGCCGGATCCGGCCGTCCACCATCGCCGCCGAGGACCTGCTGCACGACCTCGGCGCCATCTCCATGATCGGCAGCGACTCGCAGGCCATGGGGCGGATCGGCGAGGTGGTCATGCGCACCTGGCAGACCGCGCACGTCATGAAGCGCCGCCGCGGCGCGCTGCCCGGCGACGGCGCCGCCGACAACTTGCGGGTGCGCCGCTACATCGCCAAGTACACGATCTGCCCGGCCGTCGCGCACGGCCTCGACCACGAGGTCGGCTCGGTCGAGGTGGGCAAGCTGGCCGACCTGGTGCTCTGGGAGCCCGCCTTCTTCGGCGTGCGGCCGCACGCCGTGCTCAAGGGCGGCGCGATCGCCTGGGCCGCCATGGGTGACGCCAACGCCTCCATCCCGACCCCGCAGCCGGTGCTGCCGCGCCCCATGTTCGGCGCGGCACCGCCGGTCGCCGCCGCCACCTCGCTGCACTTCGTCAGCGAGCACGCCATCACCGCCGGGCTCGCGGGGAAGATCGACGTGCGGCGCAGGCTCGTCCCCACCGCCGACGTGCGCCGCCGCGGCAAGGCCGACATGCCGCTCAACGACGCCATGCCGCACATCGAGGTCGAGCCGGACACCTTCACCGTGCGCATCGACGGCGAGGTCTGGGCCGAGGAACCGGCCACCGAACTGCCGATGGCACAGCGCTACTTCCTGTTCTGA
- a CDS encoding 2'-5' RNA ligase family protein — protein sequence MTATPKRPFPPLRPHSTSDAEAIRDNDWAAFRQLEQVADHWTLKPWAPGQTGFYWYLTFADPTLVALATRCQKELDRDGIDPVPLDGLHLTLLGIGKSDFLSSAQLSAITAVARGRLRGIRPFHLEIGPLTGSRSALRFSVAPWDDLLALHSALREATAAVCSSAGITQTSQFRPHIGIGYINTPQSATRLIEDVAALRHFPPVSAEVTEVRLVQLRRDGKRYRWTDRAIVALGF from the coding sequence ATGACCGCCACGCCGAAGCGTCCATTTCCCCCGCTGCGACCGCATTCGACGTCGGACGCCGAAGCCATTCGGGACAACGACTGGGCCGCCTTCCGCCAGCTCGAGCAGGTAGCCGACCACTGGACACTGAAGCCGTGGGCACCGGGGCAGACCGGTTTCTACTGGTACCTGACCTTCGCCGATCCCACTTTGGTCGCCCTCGCCACCCGGTGCCAGAAGGAACTCGACCGCGACGGCATCGACCCCGTACCCCTCGACGGGCTACATCTGACTCTGCTCGGCATCGGCAAGTCCGACTTCCTCTCGAGCGCGCAACTCTCGGCCATCACCGCCGTGGCACGCGGCCGCCTCCGCGGGATACGACCGTTCCACCTCGAGATCGGCCCACTCACCGGATCGCGCAGCGCACTGCGTTTCTCGGTCGCCCCGTGGGACGATCTGCTCGCACTGCACAGCGCTCTCCGCGAAGCGACCGCTGCCGTGTGCTCCTCCGCCGGAATCACGCAGACCTCGCAATTTCGGCCGCACATCGGCATCGGATACATCAACACCCCACAATCGGCGACCCGCCTCATCGAGGATGTGGCGGCGCTCCGCCACTTCCCGCCGGTCTCCGCGGAGGTAACCGAGGTGAGATTGGTGCAGCTACGTAGAGATGGCAAACGCTACCGGTGGACAGATCGGGCAATCGTGGCCCTCGGCTTCTAG
- a CDS encoding TetR/AcrR family transcriptional regulator has product MAETKLSRASIVDTAITVADTEGLDGLSMRRIADRLGVGAMSLYRHVANKDELLAAMTDEVSRRNPYPAPPAGERWSWRERVHIAADVDRALYQRHPWVLLAFAMPRYSFGPYSLRCLAWLVEGFGELGVDTAEATRMAFSVWNYISGCTLPLVSEVLVRRSGERDGAGNPLHALLTGQPAADIPDPLGGLAGCGLDALDNDLVLRSGLDALCDGFAALHARA; this is encoded by the coding sequence ATGGCCGAAACCAAACTGTCCAGGGCCTCGATCGTGGATACCGCGATCACCGTCGCCGACACCGAGGGGCTGGACGGGCTCTCCATGCGGCGGATCGCCGATCGGCTCGGCGTCGGGGCGATGTCGCTGTACCGGCACGTGGCGAACAAGGACGAGCTGCTCGCCGCGATGACCGACGAGGTGTCGCGGCGCAACCCCTACCCCGCGCCCCCGGCGGGCGAGCGGTGGAGCTGGCGGGAGCGGGTGCACATCGCCGCCGACGTGGATCGCGCGCTCTACCAGCGGCATCCGTGGGTGTTGCTGGCGTTCGCCATGCCGCGGTACAGCTTCGGGCCGTACAGCCTGCGATGTCTGGCCTGGCTGGTGGAGGGGTTCGGTGAGCTCGGGGTGGATACCGCGGAGGCAACCAGGATGGCGTTCTCGGTGTGGAACTACATCTCCGGTTGCACGCTGCCGCTGGTCAGCGAGGTGCTGGTGCGCCGGAGCGGCGAGCGCGACGGCGCGGGCAACCCGCTGCACGCGCTGCTCACCGGGCAGCCCGCGGCGGACATCCCGGACCCGCTCGGCGGGCTCGCCGGGTGCGGGCTCGACGCCCTCGACAACGACCTGGTGCTGCGCAGCGGGCTGGACGCGCTCTGCGACGGTTTCGCCGCGCTGCACGCGCGGGCTTGA
- a CDS encoding urease accessory protein UreF: MLSTLLALADSRLPIGGHVHSGGVEEAVSSGLLRDAGTVEQYLARRIRTTALVTASLAAAVCAGTLTPARAELEADARTPSPAARDASRAQGRGLLRLASKLRPGPAWAELAPRPHLSTVFGLVGREYETTPREIANVVVYTTLTGAATAAQRLLALDPAAIAATTFRLTHLCDATAEEAAKGLAALSDPLQDALAERHPRREMPLFAS, from the coding sequence ATGCTCTCGACCCTGCTCGCGCTGGCCGACTCCCGGCTGCCGATCGGCGGGCACGTGCACTCCGGCGGGGTCGAGGAGGCCGTCAGCTCCGGCCTGCTCCGCGACGCGGGCACGGTCGAGCAGTACTTGGCTCGGCGCATCCGGACCACAGCCCTGGTCACCGCGTCGCTCGCGGCCGCGGTCTGCGCCGGAACACTCACTCCGGCGCGGGCCGAACTCGAGGCCGATGCCAGGACGCCGTCGCCCGCGGCGCGGGACGCTTCCCGAGCTCAGGGACGCGGCCTGCTCCGGCTGGCGAGCAAACTCCGCCCCGGCCCGGCCTGGGCGGAGCTGGCCCCGCGTCCGCACCTGTCGACCGTGTTCGGCCTGGTCGGCCGTGAGTACGAGACCACCCCGCGGGAGATCGCGAATGTCGTCGTCTATACGACGCTCACCGGCGCGGCCACGGCCGCTCAGCGGCTCCTGGCGCTGGATCCGGCAGCGATAGCGGCCACCACGTTCCGCCTCACGCACCTCTGCGACGCGACCGCGGAGGAAGCGGCGAAAGGGCTCGCCGCACTCTCGGACCCGCTGCAGGACGCGCTGGCGGAACGCCATCCGCGCCGCGAAATGCCCCTGTTCGCCAGCTGA
- a CDS encoding PaaI family thioesterase gives MNEADRGYFTDFIGLRYTEITPDRVRAEWSVTPNLHQPAGIQNGGVYCTVVETLASVAGGVWFGERGTVVGVNNNTDFLRAVREGLLRGEATPIHRGRSQQLWVVVITDEQDRVVARGQVRLQNLAG, from the coding sequence ATGAACGAGGCCGACAGGGGGTACTTCACCGACTTCATCGGCTTGCGCTACACCGAGATCACGCCGGACCGGGTGCGCGCCGAGTGGAGCGTCACCCCGAACCTGCACCAGCCGGCCGGGATCCAGAACGGCGGCGTCTACTGCACCGTGGTGGAGACGCTCGCCAGCGTCGCGGGCGGGGTCTGGTTCGGGGAGCGCGGCACCGTCGTCGGGGTGAACAACAACACCGACTTCCTGCGCGCGGTGCGCGAGGGGCTGCTGCGCGGCGAGGCGACGCCGATTCACCGCGGCCGCTCGCAGCAGCTGTGGGTGGTGGTGATCACCGACGAGCAGGACCGGGTGGTCGCGCGCGGGCAGGTCAGGCTGCAGAACCTGGCCGGCTGA
- a CDS encoding urease subunit gamma — translation MRLSPHEQERLLLSYAAELARRRQARGLRLNHPEAIALISDHVLEGARDGRTVAELMSSGRTVLGRADVMDGVPEMIHDVQVEATFPDGTKLVTVHRPIG, via the coding sequence ATGCGTCTGTCGCCGCACGAGCAGGAGCGGCTGCTGCTGAGCTACGCGGCCGAGCTGGCCCGCCGCAGGCAGGCCCGCGGGCTCCGGCTCAACCACCCGGAGGCGATCGCGCTGATCTCCGACCACGTGCTGGAGGGCGCCCGCGACGGCCGCACCGTCGCCGAGCTGATGTCCTCGGGCCGCACCGTGCTCGGCCGCGCCGACGTCATGGACGGCGTGCCGGAGATGATCCACGACGTCCAGGTGGAGGCCACCTTCCCGGACGGCACCAAGCTGGTCACCGTGCACCGGCCGATCGGATGA
- a CDS encoding helix-turn-helix domain-containing protein produces the protein MIVTKWTGIEVRALRTAALRFTQLEFAETLGFTVGAVRKWEGRRETIELAGRFAAAMDTVLGRLTDSERTRFRAALSGSVNSVYGVASEPFEPLAVIAARTRDLAELDTDCEFLELLSLTLGDVIERYESVGPLRSAPVVMEARRQIEVMLGQRRHPAQLERLYAIAARLSGVLGYMAVNRGRFGHARLYCREAFALAGLHEDTDLQAWVKGTESLCAYYQRDFPAAVRAAYEGLDLAEGGAQSIRLYSNGLARALGKVGDREGVAAAIDAATVVAARFDTGSALTPALDFAPYGEARLMANAATAFLSAGDHARALDYGRRVEERVNGSDSVWSRSLVRIDMAAALASGKQRDVDRAVALGIEALAASHDRPIRSVWQRAHELGEIIGSIRARASGDYLDTLREWDTTAREFAASPS, from the coding sequence ATGATCGTTACCAAGTGGACCGGCATCGAGGTTCGCGCACTCCGCACCGCGGCGCTGCGCTTCACTCAGCTGGAGTTCGCCGAGACCCTCGGGTTCACCGTGGGAGCGGTACGCAAATGGGAGGGACGACGCGAAACCATAGAGCTGGCAGGTAGATTCGCGGCGGCGATGGACACTGTCCTGGGTCGCCTCACTGATTCCGAACGAACCCGATTCCGGGCAGCACTGTCCGGCTCGGTGAATTCCGTTTACGGCGTCGCGTCGGAACCGTTCGAGCCGTTGGCGGTCATCGCCGCGCGAACGCGTGATCTCGCGGAATTGGATACGGACTGCGAATTCCTCGAGCTCCTGTCGCTCACCCTCGGTGATGTCATCGAGCGATACGAATCGGTGGGGCCGCTGCGTTCGGCTCCGGTCGTCATGGAGGCGCGTCGGCAGATCGAGGTCATGCTCGGGCAGCGTCGTCATCCCGCTCAGCTCGAGCGCCTCTACGCTATCGCCGCCCGCCTATCCGGGGTCCTCGGATACATGGCAGTGAATCGGGGCCGGTTCGGGCACGCGCGCCTGTACTGCCGGGAAGCCTTCGCACTGGCCGGCCTGCATGAGGACACCGATCTGCAGGCTTGGGTAAAGGGTACCGAGAGTTTGTGCGCCTACTACCAGCGCGATTTCCCGGCCGCGGTTCGCGCGGCCTACGAAGGACTCGATCTGGCCGAGGGCGGAGCGCAGTCCATCCGTCTGTACTCCAACGGGCTCGCTCGGGCGCTCGGCAAAGTCGGCGACCGCGAAGGCGTCGCCGCCGCCATCGATGCGGCCACCGTAGTAGCAGCCCGATTCGATACCGGCTCAGCACTGACTCCCGCGCTGGACTTCGCGCCCTACGGGGAGGCGCGCCTCATGGCGAACGCAGCCACGGCGTTCCTGTCCGCCGGTGATCACGCCCGCGCCCTCGACTACGGTCGCCGAGTGGAGGAACGGGTAAACGGCTCCGATTCTGTGTGGAGTCGCTCGCTGGTGCGCATCGACATGGCCGCGGCGCTGGCCTCCGGAAAGCAACGCGATGTCGATCGGGCGGTGGCCCTCGGCATCGAAGCGCTCGCAGCATCCCACGATCGCCCGATCCGCTCCGTGTGGCAGCGGGCCCATGAACTCGGCGAAATTATCGGATCGATTCGCGCGCGTGCTTCCGGCGACTATCTCGACACCTTGCGCGAGTGGGACACCACAGCACGAGAGTTCGCCGCATCACCGAGCTAG
- a CDS encoding aldo/keto reductase, producing the protein MSLNDLRTLGRTGVEVSPYALGTMNFGPRGNNSHEDSIAIIHRALDAGINIVDTADTYSRGESEVIVGKALRGRRDDIVLATKFHNAVDEDPTHRGNSRRWIARAVEESLRRLHTDHIDLYQVHRPERVTDLEETVGALDDLVRAGKIRYYGTSVYSPGELLEAQWIADRRKLNRPASEQVPYSLLVRGIERETLPIAGKYGLGVLSYGPLAAGWLSGKYRVGAAQPDSHRADLIPGRFDVDNPANAAKLAAADALAALAEEAGLTLVQLAVGFVLAHPDISATIIGPRTGEHLDGYLAAADTVLSDDILDRIDEIVAPGTIFHERDTGIIAPALADPALRRSAA; encoded by the coding sequence ATGAGCCTGAACGACCTCCGCACCCTCGGCCGCACCGGCGTCGAGGTCAGCCCGTACGCACTGGGCACCATGAACTTCGGCCCGCGCGGCAACAACAGCCACGAGGACTCCATCGCGATCATCCACCGCGCGCTGGACGCCGGGATCAACATCGTGGACACCGCCGACACCTACTCGCGCGGCGAGTCCGAGGTCATCGTCGGCAAGGCGCTGCGGGGCCGCCGCGACGACATCGTGCTGGCCACCAAGTTCCACAACGCCGTCGACGAGGACCCCACGCACCGCGGCAACTCCCGGCGCTGGATCGCCCGCGCGGTCGAGGAGAGCCTGCGCCGGTTGCACACCGACCACATCGACCTCTACCAGGTGCACCGCCCGGAACGGGTGACCGATCTCGAGGAGACCGTCGGCGCCCTGGACGACCTGGTGCGCGCGGGCAAGATCCGCTACTACGGCACCTCGGTGTACTCGCCGGGCGAGCTGCTCGAGGCGCAGTGGATCGCGGACCGGCGCAAGCTGAACCGCCCGGCCTCGGAACAGGTTCCGTACTCGCTGCTGGTGCGCGGGATCGAGCGGGAGACGCTGCCGATCGCCGGGAAGTACGGGCTCGGCGTGCTCTCCTACGGCCCGCTCGCCGCGGGCTGGCTCTCCGGGAAGTACCGGGTCGGCGCGGCGCAGCCGGACTCGCACCGCGCCGACCTCATCCCCGGCCGCTTCGACGTGGACAACCCGGCCAATGCCGCCAAGCTCGCCGCCGCGGACGCGCTCGCGGCGCTGGCCGAGGAGGCCGGGCTGACGCTGGTGCAGCTGGCGGTCGGCTTCGTGCTGGCGCACCCGGACATCAGCGCCACAATCATCGGCCCGCGCACCGGCGAGCACCTGGACGGCTACCTGGCCGCCGCGGACACGGTGCTGAGCGACGACATCCTGGACCGGATCGACGAGATCGTCGCGCCGGGAACCATTTTCCACGAGCGCGACACCGGCATCATCGCCCCCGCGCTCGCCGACCCCGCGCTGCGCCGGAGCGCCGCGTGA
- a CDS encoding zinc-binding dehydrogenase: MRAIRLHAFGPAENLRLDRVPDPEPGPGQVRIAVAAAGVHLLDTVLRQGKPGPMPAPELPTIPGREVAGTVDALGAGVDPDWLGAPVVAHLGMAPGGYAELAVVAADRLHRLPGFRAKPPRDADPVTELSHGGEVATEQRPESADPAEAVALIGTGRTAVGILQFATLAPGTVVLVTSAAGGLGVLLVQAAKAAGAEVVGVAGGAAKVELVRSLGADHAVDYLDDRWADVVRARLGKPVDVLFDAVGGPVARAALELLGPGGAHVVYGWSAEPDAAGPPVLLPPGGDRTSTVVLGPAMLAPVGGDIRVLETRAIDAWREGRWKPLVHRFPLADAAQAHRALETRGTTGKVVLIP, encoded by the coding sequence GTGCGCGCCATCCGACTGCACGCCTTCGGCCCCGCCGAGAATCTGCGCCTCGACCGGGTCCCGGATCCGGAGCCCGGCCCCGGGCAGGTGCGGATCGCGGTCGCCGCGGCCGGGGTGCACCTGCTCGACACCGTGCTGCGGCAGGGGAAACCGGGGCCGATGCCCGCGCCGGAGCTGCCGACGATCCCCGGCCGCGAGGTGGCGGGGACCGTCGACGCGCTCGGCGCTGGGGTCGACCCGGACTGGCTGGGCGCCCCCGTCGTGGCGCACCTCGGCATGGCGCCCGGCGGGTACGCCGAACTGGCGGTGGTCGCGGCGGATCGGCTCCATCGGCTACCGGGGTTCCGGGCGAAGCCACCGCGCGACGCCGATCCCGTGACAGAGCTATCGCACGGCGGCGAAGTCGCGACAGAGCAGCGGCCCGAAAGCGCCGATCCGGCCGAGGCGGTCGCGCTGATCGGCACGGGCCGGACCGCCGTCGGCATTTTGCAGTTCGCCACGCTCGCCCCGGGCACGGTCGTCCTGGTGACCTCGGCGGCGGGCGGGCTCGGCGTGCTGCTGGTGCAGGCGGCGAAGGCGGCGGGCGCCGAGGTGGTCGGGGTCGCGGGCGGTGCCGCGAAGGTGGAGCTGGTGCGCTCGCTCGGCGCCGACCACGCGGTGGACTACCTGGACGACCGGTGGGCCGATGTGGTTCGGGCCCGGCTCGGAAAGCCGGTGGACGTGCTGTTCGACGCGGTGGGCGGCCCGGTCGCCCGCGCCGCGCTGGAACTCCTCGGCCCAGGCGGAGCCCACGTGGTCTACGGCTGGTCCGCCGAACCCGATGCGGCCGGCCCGCCGGTCCTGCTCCCGCCCGGCGGCGACCGCACCTCGACCGTGGTGCTCGGCCCCGCCATGCTCGCCCCGGTCGGCGGCGACATCCGAGTCCTGGAAACCCGCGCCATCGACGCCTGGCGCGAAGGCCGCTGGAAGCCGCTCGTCCACCGCTTCCCGCTGGCCGACGCGGCACAGGCGCACCGGGCGCTGGAAACCCGCGGCACCACCGGCAAGGTCGTCCTGATCCCCTGA
- a CDS encoding MFS transporter codes for MTSVDDAVTATAAGPGPRRAWLGMSVLLLPVLLVSMDISVLFLAMPTLSADLAPSAAQQLWILDIYGFLLAGLLITMGNLGDRIGRRNILLAGSAVFGIGSILAAFATGPEMLIAARALMGIGGATLLPSSLALISVIFPEARQRGVAIGVWTAFFAGGSAVGPVVGGFLLHHFWWGSVFLVNTPVLLVLLVAGPFLLPEHRAPERGRLDLRSVALSIGGILPAVYGVKHAAAEGVDAEALIAFALGVLLLVLFVRRQRLLDDPLLDLRLFANRTFSLAIGGILPAVYGVKHAAAEGVDAEALIAFALGVLLLVLFVRRQRLLDDPLLDLRLFANRTFSLAIGASLTGMMSLAALSYLASVYLQSITGRDPLAAAWLGIPMAVAVFVFSIGGSGIGRALGTRLAFVVALLASAVGNLMLLGVGVDGGVWWYVAGSALAGVGYGIAFTLVSDVSVSSVPPERAGSAAATSETSFELGNALGLALLGSLATAVFRASSGTSGTLGDELREAGSDAGRVATVQESFVTGMHTATTVGALLLVLMAAATWFFGPRKRATASEVVSGRV; via the coding sequence ATGACGTCCGTGGACGATGCGGTGACGGCGACTGCGGCCGGTCCCGGCCCGCGCCGCGCCTGGCTCGGCATGTCGGTGCTGCTGCTGCCGGTGCTGCTGGTGTCCATGGACATCTCGGTCCTGTTCCTCGCCATGCCGACGCTCTCCGCCGACCTGGCGCCGTCCGCCGCCCAGCAGCTGTGGATCCTGGACATCTACGGCTTCCTGCTGGCCGGGTTGCTCATCACCATGGGCAACCTGGGCGACCGCATCGGTAGGCGCAACATCCTGCTCGCCGGCTCCGCCGTCTTCGGTATCGGCTCGATCCTCGCCGCCTTCGCCACCGGCCCGGAGATGCTCATCGCGGCCCGCGCCCTGATGGGGATCGGCGGCGCGACGCTGCTGCCCTCGAGTCTGGCGCTGATCTCGGTGATCTTCCCCGAGGCGCGGCAGCGCGGCGTCGCCATCGGCGTGTGGACGGCGTTCTTCGCGGGCGGCTCGGCGGTCGGCCCCGTGGTCGGCGGCTTCCTGCTGCACCACTTCTGGTGGGGTTCGGTCTTCCTGGTCAACACCCCCGTGCTCCTGGTACTCCTGGTGGCAGGCCCGTTCCTGCTCCCCGAGCACCGCGCCCCCGAGCGCGGCCGGCTCGACCTGCGCAGCGTCGCGCTCTCCATCGGCGGCATCCTGCCCGCGGTGTACGGCGTGAAGCACGCCGCAGCCGAGGGCGTCGACGCCGAGGCCCTGATCGCCTTCGCGCTCGGCGTGCTCCTGCTGGTCCTGTTCGTCCGCAGGCAGCGCCTCCTCGACGACCCCCTGCTCGACCTGCGGCTCTTCGCCAACCGGACCTTCTCGCTCGCCATCGGCGGCATCCTGCCCGCGGTGTACGGCGTGAAGCACGCCGCAGCCGAGGGCGTCGACGCCGAGGCCCTGATCGCCTTCGCGCTCGGCGTGCTCCTGCTGGTCCTGTTCGTCCGCAGGCAGCGCCTCCTCGACGACCCCCTGCTCGACCTGCGGCTCTTCGCCAACCGGACCTTCTCGCTCGCCATCGGCGCCAGCCTCACCGGCATGATGTCGCTCGCCGCCCTGAGCTACCTCGCCAGCGTCTACCTGCAGTCCATCACCGGCCGCGACCCGCTCGCCGCCGCCTGGCTCGGCATCCCCATGGCCGTCGCCGTCTTCGTCTTCTCCATCGGCGGCTCCGGCATCGGCCGCGCCCTCGGCACCCGGCTCGCCTTCGTTGTGGCCCTGCTCGCCTCGGCGGTCGGCAACCTGATGCTGCTCGGCGTCGGGGTCGACGGGGGCGTCTGGTGGTACGTCGCCGGCTCCGCCCTGGCCGGCGTCGGCTACGGCATTGCCTTCACGTTGGTCTCGGATGTCTCGGTCTCCTCGGTCCCGCCCGAGCGCGCCGGCTCCGCCGCGGCCACCTCGGAAACCAGCTTCGAACTCGGCAACGCCCTGGGCCTGGCCCTGCTCGGCTCCCTCGCCACCGCGGTGTTCCGTGCCTCCAGCGGGACGTCCGGCACGCTCGGTGACGAGCTGCGCGAGGCGGGGTCGGACGCGGGCCGGGTAGCCACGGTCCAGGAGTCCTTCGTCACCGGCATGCACACCGCCACCACCGTCGGCGCCCTGCTCCTGGTGCTCATGGCGGCAGCCACCTGGTTCTTCGGCCCGCGCAAGCGAGCGACTGCGTCGGAGGTCGTCTCCGGCAGGGTGTAG
- a CDS encoding O-methyltransferase — translation MTSSQWAEVDRYIVDSLVGDRAGAAALDANAAAGLPAIDVSPPQAKFLHLLARTAGARRVLEIGTLGGYSTLWLARAVGPSGRVVTFEFEPKHAAVARENLERAGVADRVDIRVGAALDNLPGLADEDSEPFDFVFIDADKVNNSNYVLWALRLTRPGSAIVVDNVVRNGGLADEHSDDPAVQAGRELVELLAAEPSLDATIVQTVGAKGWDGFAYAVVNGG, via the coding sequence ATGACGTCGTCGCAATGGGCCGAGGTGGACCGCTACATCGTGGACAGCCTGGTGGGGGACCGGGCGGGGGCGGCAGCGCTCGACGCCAACGCCGCCGCCGGGCTGCCCGCCATCGATGTGTCGCCGCCGCAGGCCAAGTTCCTGCACCTGCTCGCGCGCACCGCGGGGGCGCGGCGGGTGCTGGAGATCGGCACGCTCGGCGGGTACAGCACGCTGTGGCTGGCCCGGGCGGTCGGGCCATCGGGGCGGGTGGTCACTTTCGAGTTCGAGCCGAAGCATGCCGCGGTGGCGCGGGAGAACCTGGAGCGGGCCGGGGTCGCCGACCGGGTCGACATCCGGGTCGGCGCCGCGCTGGACAACCTGCCCGGGCTGGCCGACGAGGATTCCGAGCCGTTCGACTTCGTGTTCATCGACGCGGACAAGGTGAACAACTCGAACTATGTGCTCTGGGCGCTGCGGTTGACGCGGCCGGGGTCGGCGATCGTGGTCGACAATGTGGTGCGCAACGGGGGGCTCGCCGACGAGCACTCCGATGATCCCGCCGTGCAGGCGGGGCGGGAGCTGGTCGAGCTGCTCGCCGCGGAGCCGTCGCTGGACGCGACCATCGTGCAGACGGTGGGGGCGAAGGGGTGGGACGGGTTCGCCTACGCCGTGGTGAACGGGGGCTGA
- a CDS encoding urease subunit beta: MIPGEYFCADGSIELNAGAPRIELSVLNAGDRPVQVGSHVHFPQANAALEFDRAAAHGHRLDIPAGTAVRFEPGLPQRVSLVPLGGTREVYGIGLNPPGPLDGPR, from the coding sequence GTGATCCCCGGCGAGTACTTCTGCGCCGACGGCAGCATCGAGCTGAACGCAGGCGCCCCGCGCATCGAGCTCTCCGTGCTGAACGCGGGCGACCGCCCGGTCCAGGTCGGCAGCCACGTGCACTTCCCGCAGGCCAACGCCGCGCTGGAGTTCGACCGCGCAGCCGCGCACGGGCACCGCCTCGACATCCCGGCCGGCACCGCCGTCCGCTTCGAACCCGGGCTGCCGCAGCGGGTCTCGCTGGTTCCGCTCGGCGGCACCCGCGAGGTGTACGGCATCGGCCTGAATCCCCCCGGACCCCTGGACGGCCCCCGATGA